A genomic window from Halorubrum lacusprofundi ATCC 49239 includes:
- a CDS encoding ABC transporter substrate-binding protein: MLRRHTDGTDDNSRHIGRRQWLSALGIAGVATLAGCSGNEGDGGDGSDGSDGGNGSDGSDGSDGSDGSDGGNSVEVGNFPQFGVDDLYGEEVARNLARQAFEQSEYDYSFDGGDLITPEGDQVEIDIYHSAGQETSQLTAEFIAQELGNNLGINVVVEAIDGTRFNNEYWTAEPQGGTDTVNGEDVEWANPTPQNPGPQSVTSNEPWDMSIVFGLNTYPLNPLTNEVFFDGPNSFYNPVGYYPEFDATGLFEEARQATSRDELRESFVEIFENLAQEQPYITLLFSDDLVGYNPDLNGPIENFSNGWDLPAWHFNDPSVSGSYDTVTSAGFTTLNPLYNTENGAGNAIARALDQGYTFDENQEYFPLLYDMSTEDGKVWTFEVRENLQFSEPYGQVTAEDFVYLIQELHQSEWANTAASASWDGVEVEQTGEFEFQATLETANLLWPETYDPLLYPIPRDLVEPYVEEEDVDGLEQDEELLELQFTGNLGAFTLDEWNRGSGTQYTRNDEYYLRDINEGPDLFSEGPLFEEASISVVEEQASRLGALETGEADSAAIPPEQFESYDEDENVTVRKIPTPYNMIISVNQRDNGWQSGPGNLFQITEFRQAVAAAVSKQQLIDGVYRGLASTHFTWQPRWSEFYPGDE; this comes from the coding sequence ATGTTACGTCGACACACTGACGGAACCGACGACAACAGCCGCCACATCGGTCGGCGGCAATGGCTCTCCGCACTCGGCATCGCCGGCGTCGCGACGCTGGCCGGCTGTTCCGGAAACGAGGGGGACGGCGGAGACGGAAGCGACGGCAGCGACGGCGGAAATGGAAGCGACGGCAGCGACGGAAGTGACGGAAGCGACGGCAGCGACGGCGGCAACAGCGTTGAAGTCGGCAATTTCCCACAGTTCGGCGTCGATGACCTGTACGGCGAGGAAGTCGCTCGCAACCTCGCGCGGCAGGCATTCGAGCAGTCCGAGTACGACTACAGCTTCGACGGCGGCGATCTGATCACCCCCGAGGGCGATCAGGTCGAAATCGATATCTATCACAGCGCGGGACAGGAGACCTCACAGCTCACCGCCGAATTCATCGCCCAGGAGCTCGGCAACAATCTCGGCATCAACGTCGTCGTTGAGGCGATCGATGGTACCCGGTTCAACAACGAGTACTGGACCGCCGAGCCGCAGGGTGGCACCGATACGGTCAACGGCGAGGATGTCGAGTGGGCGAACCCGACGCCGCAGAACCCCGGCCCGCAGTCGGTCACGAGCAACGAGCCGTGGGACATGTCGATCGTGTTCGGGCTGAACACCTACCCGCTCAACCCGCTGACGAACGAGGTGTTCTTCGACGGCCCCAACTCCTTTTATAACCCCGTTGGCTACTACCCCGAGTTCGACGCCACCGGGCTGTTCGAGGAGGCCCGACAGGCGACGAGCCGCGACGAGCTTCGCGAATCGTTTGTCGAGATCTTCGAGAACCTCGCCCAAGAGCAGCCGTACATCACGCTGCTTTTCAGCGACGATCTGGTCGGCTACAACCCCGACCTGAACGGCCCCATCGAGAACTTCTCGAACGGCTGGGACCTGCCCGCGTGGCACTTCAACGACCCGAGCGTCTCCGGTTCCTACGACACCGTCACGTCGGCCGGGTTCACGACTTTGAACCCGCTGTACAATACCGAAAACGGCGCTGGGAACGCGATCGCTCGCGCACTCGATCAGGGGTACACCTTCGACGAGAATCAGGAGTACTTCCCGCTCCTGTACGACATGTCCACCGAGGACGGCAAGGTGTGGACGTTCGAGGTCCGCGAGAACCTCCAGTTCAGCGAGCCGTACGGACAGGTCACGGCGGAGGACTTCGTCTACCTGATTCAGGAGCTCCACCAGAGCGAGTGGGCGAATACGGCGGCGTCGGCCAGCTGGGACGGCGTCGAGGTCGAACAGACCGGCGAGTTCGAGTTCCAGGCCACCCTCGAAACCGCCAATCTCCTGTGGCCCGAGACGTACGACCCGCTGCTGTACCCGATCCCGCGCGACCTCGTCGAGCCGTACGTTGAGGAGGAGGACGTCGACGGGCTCGAACAGGACGAGGAACTGCTCGAACTCCAGTTCACCGGGAATCTCGGCGCGTTCACGCTCGACGAGTGGAATCGCGGTTCCGGGACTCAATACACCCGTAACGACGAGTACTACCTCCGCGACATCAACGAGGGGCCGGACCTGTTCTCTGAGGGGCCGCTGTTCGAGGAGGCCTCGATCAGCGTCGTCGAGGAGCAAGCGTCCCGACTCGGCGCGTTAGAGACCGGGGAGGCCGACTCCGCGGCGATCCCGCCGGAGCAGTTCGAGTCGTACGACGAAGACGAAAATGTGACTGTGCGAAAGATCCCCACACCGTACAACATGATCATCTCCGTGAACCAGCGCGATAACGGCTGGCAGAGCGGGCCGGGGAACCTGTTTCAGATCACCGAGTTCCGGCAGGCGGTGGCGGCGGCGGTCAGCAAACAGCAGCTCATCGATGGCGTCTACCGCGGGCTCGCATCGACGCACTTCACCTGGCAGCCCCGCTGGTCCGAGTTCTACCCGGGCGACGAGTAG
- a CDS encoding ABC transporter permease, translated as MGFGRYVTARVLWAGVVSLIITTITFFLVSAAPNPAVQEAATQAALQGGDPAAAAERARELRGLDQPLYVRYMDFIEGVYTLDWGWSRSRSQPVTQALGEGLYYTAQYSVPWTILTVLIGPVVGVYSAANMYSWKDHAATGFAFFGYAIPNFFFGIILLLIFGVWLEVIPIVYNTDVSVFSVQNAVQLSVPVFVLVTGSIGAVMRVSRNESAEFQNAEFMKTAKAKGVSPLRAYAYHVMRPTLVPLSTTLVGQLLALFLGSSLLVEVVFGIPGIGRVTYNALIAQDTNLLLGSTLAFTFIAVIGNLLEDLVFTVLDPRISFDDR; from the coding sequence ATGGGATTTGGAAGATACGTTACCGCTCGCGTTCTCTGGGCCGGAGTGGTATCGCTCATCATCACGACGATCACGTTCTTCCTCGTCTCCGCCGCGCCGAATCCGGCGGTCCAAGAGGCGGCGACGCAGGCCGCGCTACAGGGCGGCGACCCGGCCGCGGCCGCCGAGCGAGCGCGCGAACTCCGCGGGCTCGATCAGCCTCTGTACGTTCGGTACATGGACTTCATCGAAGGCGTCTACACGCTCGACTGGGGCTGGTCTCGGAGCCGAAGTCAGCCCGTGACGCAGGCGCTGGGCGAGGGGCTCTACTACACCGCACAGTACTCCGTGCCGTGGACGATTCTGACGGTCCTGATCGGTCCGGTAGTCGGCGTCTACTCCGCGGCGAACATGTACTCTTGGAAGGACCACGCCGCGACCGGGTTCGCGTTCTTCGGGTACGCCATCCCGAACTTCTTTTTCGGGATCATCCTGCTTTTGATCTTCGGCGTCTGGCTGGAGGTTATCCCGATCGTGTACAACACGGACGTGTCGGTGTTCAGCGTACAGAACGCCGTGCAGCTGTCGGTACCGGTGTTCGTGCTGGTCACCGGATCGATCGGCGCGGTCATGCGCGTGTCGCGCAACGAGTCGGCGGAGTTCCAGAACGCCGAGTTCATGAAGACGGCGAAGGCCAAGGGCGTCTCGCCGCTGCGCGCGTACGCGTACCACGTCATGCGGCCGACGCTCGTGCCGCTGTCGACGACCCTCGTCGGACAGCTGCTGGCGCTGTTCCTCGGGTCGTCGCTGCTCGTAGAGGTCGTGTTCGGCATCCCCGGGATCGGCCGAGTGACGTACAACGCACTGATCGCGCAGGACACGAACCTCCTGTTGGGCTCGACGCTGGCGTTCACGTTTATCGCCGTGATCGGGAACCTCTTGGAGGACCTCGTGTTCACGGTGCTCGATCCGCGGATCAGCTTCGACGACAGATAA
- a CDS encoding ABC transporter permease, whose translation MATQKPERFDQVDWNNISRSRWFDLSINSIGMLATAVPLLLVALSDWQILDERTPTLEPIGLEWDIGTVDYLFIFTLLLFAFYIVLPLFQNPRRTKYYWREFKRNRPAVVSLGWLAIVFVGGIVGPFFISAPEQSILTGYQPPVFLSIDQSYVSTCVGEIATGQCHGTWQHPLGTTAGGKDIFAGIVHGMTISMQIGFITTTIVASIGITFGTVSAYAGGWADELMMRFVDIVLSFPTLLMFLLILYIYGAGLGMFILVFAAFAWGGTARYVRSKSLSISEEEFIKANRISGASTYRVVRRHVVPNAASSIITQLTLLIPGFLLAEAQLAFLGLGDSTIPSWGQLISAGRSDLSFAPWIVLVPGIVLFLTILAFNFLGDALLDALNPEAEAESA comes from the coding sequence ATGGCAACACAGAAACCGGAACGATTCGATCAGGTCGACTGGAACAACATCTCACGGTCGCGGTGGTTCGACCTGTCGATCAACAGCATCGGCATGCTCGCCACTGCGGTTCCGCTCCTGTTGGTCGCGCTGTCTGACTGGCAGATCCTCGACGAACGGACGCCGACGCTCGAGCCCATCGGTCTGGAATGGGACATTGGGACCGTCGATTACCTGTTCATCTTCACGTTGCTGCTGTTCGCGTTCTACATCGTCTTGCCGCTGTTCCAGAACCCGCGGCGGACGAAGTACTACTGGCGAGAGTTCAAGCGCAACCGGCCGGCGGTCGTGAGCCTCGGCTGGCTCGCGATCGTGTTCGTCGGAGGGATCGTCGGGCCGTTCTTCATCAGTGCACCCGAACAGAGCATCCTCACCGGCTACCAGCCCCCCGTCTTCCTCTCGATCGATCAGTCGTACGTCTCGACGTGCGTCGGCGAGATAGCTACCGGCCAGTGTCACGGGACGTGGCAACACCCCCTCGGCACGACGGCCGGCGGGAAAGATATCTTCGCGGGGATCGTTCACGGGATGACGATCAGCATGCAGATCGGCTTCATCACGACGACGATCGTGGCCTCGATCGGCATCACCTTCGGGACGGTCAGCGCGTACGCCGGCGGCTGGGCCGACGAGTTGATGATGCGGTTCGTCGACATCGTGCTCTCGTTCCCGACGCTTTTGATGTTCCTGCTCATCCTCTACATCTACGGCGCCGGGCTCGGGATGTTCATCCTCGTCTTCGCGGCGTTCGCGTGGGGCGGCACCGCGCGGTACGTCCGCAGCAAGTCGCTGTCGATCTCCGAAGAGGAGTTCATCAAGGCGAACCGGATCAGCGGCGCGAGCACCTATCGCGTCGTGAGACGCCACGTCGTTCCAAACGCGGCCAGCAGCATCATCACGCAGCTCACGCTGCTCATTCCGGGATTCCTGCTCGCCGAGGCGCAGCTCGCGTTCCTCGGGCTCGGCGATTCCACGATCCCCTCGTGGGGCCAGCTCATCTCGGCCGGCCGGAGCGATCTCTCGTTCGCGCCGTGGATCGTCTTGGTGCCCGGTATCGTGCTGTTCTTGACCATTCTGGCGTTCAACTTCCTCGGTGACGCGCTGCTAGACGCCTTAAACCCCGAAGCGGAGGCGGAGAGCGCATAA
- a CDS encoding ABC transporter ATP-binding protein, which translates to MSTPLLEVEDLTTTFSTDNGDLTAVDGVDFVVDEGETVCIVGESGSGKTVATESITRIVKEPPGRVEGTVRFKGRDLMAMSDEELRQIRGNGIAHIFQNPQEAMNHCYTVGWQIAEALQIHQDVSDEAARARAVDLLDRVGIANASARFDDYPHEFSGGQKQRVMIAMALVGDPDLLIADEPTTALDVTVQAQILKLLDELQDEFDMGILFVTHDLGVVAQIADRIVVMYAGKVMERGGVLDIFEHPAHPYTQQLLNCVPEIGGNEGGIPGTLPSPHDPPDGCRFAPRCSYAEQACRTGGQPEECEVSPSQRVSCIHYRDGRDPSMLRENTPGAEQGSNEVSSADD; encoded by the coding sequence ATGTCTACCCCACTGCTCGAGGTCGAAGACCTCACGACGACGTTCAGCACCGACAACGGAGACCTCACGGCCGTCGACGGCGTCGACTTCGTCGTCGACGAGGGGGAGACCGTCTGTATCGTCGGGGAGTCGGGCTCCGGAAAGACCGTCGCGACCGAGTCGATCACACGGATCGTCAAGGAGCCGCCGGGCCGCGTCGAGGGAACGGTCCGGTTCAAGGGTCGCGACCTGATGGCGATGTCCGACGAAGAGCTCCGTCAGATCCGCGGAAACGGGATCGCGCACATCTTCCAGAACCCACAGGAGGCGATGAACCACTGTTACACCGTGGGGTGGCAGATCGCCGAGGCGCTCCAGATCCACCAAGACGTTTCGGACGAAGCGGCGCGGGCACGGGCCGTCGACCTACTCGACCGGGTCGGGATCGCCAACGCGAGCGCACGCTTCGACGATTATCCCCACGAGTTCTCCGGCGGCCAGAAACAGCGCGTGATGATCGCGATGGCGCTCGTGGGCGATCCCGACCTGCTGATCGCCGACGAGCCGACGACGGCGCTCGACGTGACGGTGCAAGCGCAGATACTCAAGCTGCTCGACGAGCTCCAAGACGAGTTCGACATGGGGATCCTCTTTGTGACCCACGATCTCGGAGTGGTCGCGCAGATCGCCGACCGAATCGTGGTGATGTACGCCGGGAAGGTGATGGAGCGCGGTGGGGTGCTCGACATCTTCGAGCATCCGGCGCACCCGTACACCCAGCAGCTGCTGAACTGCGTCCCGGAGATCGGCGGGAACGAGGGCGGGATACCCGGCACGCTGCCGAGCCCACACGACCCGCCGGATGGCTGTCGGTTCGCGCCGCGGTGTTCGTACGCGGAGCAGGCGTGTCGGACCGGCGGACAGCCCGAGGAGTGTGAGGTGAGTCCCAGTCAGCGAGTCTCCTGTATCCACTACCGCGACGGTCGCGATCCGTCCATGCTCCGCGAGAACACCCCGGGCGCCGAGCAGGGCTCGAACGAGGTGAGCTCGGCAGATGACTGA
- a CDS encoding ABC transporter ATP-binding protein encodes MTDEPILSVRDLKKHYPLRKGIFNRQVGAAKAVDGISFDIASGETLGLVGESGCGKSTAASSVIRLEEPTAGEVVFNGNGRGGATRNPDGTHPNDVTKFSDAELKRFRRGAQMIFQDPASSFDPRMTVGSAVAEMLEIHGMSDRHRRRAIVEDLLERVGLSAVDYDRYPHEFSGGQKQRIALARALVLNPDLIIADEPVSALDVSIQAEILSLIDDLQAEFDLSMLFISHDMSVIRRICDRVAVMYLGEIVEVGPTDEIFADPQHPYTEALLSSIPTPDPRSSVGGIELTGTVPSPTNPPSGCRFHTRCHRVIQPEGIDIDQSDWRGILNFRDRVAAGQVDVESIRENIVVEGGAASDNDVREQLRKEFDIGERLDDPEIEDTLREVIDRLLARDDEEAAELLSDRFSTPCAETTPERTVHAEGHESACLRHESEHVVAASPIDG; translated from the coding sequence ATGACTGACGAGCCGATACTCTCGGTCCGGGATCTGAAGAAACACTATCCGCTCCGGAAGGGGATCTTCAACCGGCAGGTCGGCGCCGCGAAGGCGGTCGACGGGATCAGCTTCGACATCGCGTCCGGCGAGACGCTGGGGCTGGTCGGCGAGTCCGGCTGCGGGAAGTCAACCGCCGCGAGTTCCGTCATCCGCTTGGAGGAGCCGACTGCCGGCGAGGTCGTGTTCAACGGAAACGGCCGGGGCGGTGCGACCCGCAACCCGGATGGCACCCACCCGAACGACGTGACCAAGTTTTCCGACGCGGAGCTCAAGCGATTCCGCCGCGGGGCCCAGATGATCTTCCAAGATCCGGCGTCGAGCTTCGACCCGCGGATGACGGTCGGCAGCGCGGTCGCGGAGATGCTCGAGATCCACGGAATGTCGGACCGTCACCGGCGGCGGGCGATCGTCGAGGACCTGCTCGAACGCGTCGGGCTCTCCGCGGTGGATTACGACCGATACCCCCACGAGTTCTCCGGCGGCCAGAAACAGCGGATCGCGCTGGCCCGGGCACTCGTGTTGAACCCGGATCTCATCATCGCCGACGAGCCCGTCTCGGCGCTCGACGTGTCGATCCAAGCGGAGATCCTCTCGCTCATCGACGACCTCCAAGCGGAGTTCGACCTCTCGATGTTGTTCATCAGCCACGATATGTCCGTGATCCGCCGGATCTGTGACCGTGTCGCGGTGATGTACCTCGGTGAAATTGTCGAGGTCGGGCCGACCGACGAGATCTTCGCCGACCCGCAACACCCCTACACCGAGGCGTTGCTGTCGTCGATCCCGACGCCGGATCCGCGGTCGAGCGTCGGCGGGATCGAACTCACCGGCACGGTACCGAGCCCGACGAATCCGCCGAGCGGCTGCCGGTTCCACACGCGGTGTCACCGCGTCATCCAGCCGGAGGGGATCGACATCGACCAGTCCGACTGGCGCGGGATACTGAACTTCCGCGATCGCGTCGCCGCCGGTCAGGTCGATGTCGAGAGCATCCGGGAGAACATCGTCGTCGAGGGGGGTGCGGCGAGCGACAACGATGTGAGAGAACAGCTCCGCAAAGAGTTCGACATCGGTGAACGGCTCGACGATCCCGAGATCGAAGATACCCTCCGGGAGGTGATCGACCGACTCCTCGCTCGCGACGACGAGGAGGCGGCAGAGCTGCTCTCGGATCGGTTCAGTACCCCGTGCGCGGAGACGACTCCGGAGCGAACCGTTCACGCTGAGGGACACGAATCGGCGTGTCTCCGCCACGAGTCGGAGCATGTGGTCGCGGCGAGTCCGATCGACGGCTGA
- a CDS encoding AMP-binding protein gives MDVVGDLLARDRRSRDIALVTADGRERTYRDLITNAYKAANVLRYLGAREGSTVAVEPTPGLHTTLAFLGAAGLGAPVRFDPVAGIEQGDRVVLVAVADESTTEPAPGTNLATFGGPPNRPETTHWEQELWSENPGMPPSTVGPADPLVRGADGDVSHGGALDAAATVVDEYGVDSETRIVLRTSLADPRALSAAVLAPLSVGGTTVLADAKSDGHGDDSARGDLAVVADDTTDAVPEPKTMALSEIVVR, from the coding sequence ATGGACGTCGTCGGCGACTTGCTCGCTCGGGACCGGCGGAGCCGCGACATCGCACTCGTCACGGCCGACGGGCGCGAGCGCACGTATCGCGACCTGATTACCAACGCGTACAAGGCCGCCAACGTGTTGCGCTACCTCGGTGCCCGTGAGGGGTCGACCGTCGCCGTCGAGCCGACGCCGGGGCTCCACACGACGCTCGCCTTTTTAGGCGCCGCTGGGCTCGGCGCTCCGGTCCGGTTCGATCCCGTGGCGGGGATCGAACAGGGCGATCGCGTGGTCCTCGTCGCCGTCGCAGACGAATCGACGACGGAACCGGCGCCCGGGACAAACCTCGCCACCTTCGGCGGGCCGCCGAACCGTCCCGAGACGACCCACTGGGAACAGGAGTTGTGGAGCGAGAACCCGGGGATGCCGCCGAGCACGGTCGGCCCGGCGGATCCGCTCGTTCGCGGCGCCGACGGCGACGTCTCCCACGGCGGTGCGCTCGATGCGGCCGCAACCGTCGTCGACGAGTACGGCGTCGACTCCGAGACGCGGATCGTGTTGCGCACGAGCCTCGCAGATCCGCGCGCGCTCTCCGCCGCCGTGCTCGCGCCGCTGTCCGTGGGCGGAACCACCGTGCTCGCGGACGCCAAAAGCGACGGACACGGCGACGACAGCGCGCGGGGTGACCTCGCGGTGGTCGCGGACGACACGACCGACGCCGTTCCCGAACCGAAGACGATGGCGCTCTCGGAGATCGTCGTCCGCTGA
- a CDS encoding cupin domain-containing protein, with product MGYDATAYDDVEPRAPGMYFLRDALNCEGLGVTVVEADDGWEGMEHDHAEDGQEEVYVLLHGAATLTVDGDTVELAPGDAVRVDADSTRDLAFSADGSKMVIAGAP from the coding sequence ATGGGCTACGACGCGACCGCCTACGACGACGTCGAACCGCGCGCTCCCGGCATGTACTTCCTCCGCGACGCGCTGAACTGCGAGGGGCTCGGAGTCACCGTCGTCGAAGCCGACGACGGCTGGGAGGGGATGGAACACGACCACGCCGAGGACGGTCAAGAGGAGGTGTACGTGCTACTCCACGGCGCGGCAACGCTGACCGTCGACGGTGACACCGTCGAACTCGCCCCCGGCGATGCGGTCCGGGTCGACGCTGACTCTACTCGCGATCTGGCCTTCTCCGCGGACGGCTCGAAGATGGTCATCGCTGGCGCGCCCTGA
- the dnaJ gene encoding molecular chaperone DnaJ yields MSDNFYDVLGVSRDASEEEIKKAYRKQAAEHHPDVSDDDDAEERFKAIQKAKEVLTDEQKRQQYDQLGHDRFTEADKRGATGGGGPGGAGGPFGGAGGAGGAGGFEDIFNQFFGGGGGRGGGGGNRPRQGQDLRTGLTIDLEEAFEGATKEVTLTRPTQCDTCDGAGHPPDADVETCSQCNGRGQVQQVQQTPLGRVQQTSTCPRCEGSGELYSEDCADCGGDGVVREEATLSVEIPAGIRSGQSLRMEREGAPGENGGPNGDLLIEVDVDVGDRFERDGDDLRVNEAVSFPQAVFGDTIEVETVDGSVEMDVPTGTQSGETFRLKGKGMPRLRRRGRGDLYVKVGVVIPDSLNEEQREALEAFAEAGGEDVDVGGGFFKKLKSSF; encoded by the coding sequence ATGAGCGATAACTTCTACGACGTCCTCGGGGTATCGCGGGACGCCAGCGAGGAGGAGATCAAGAAGGCGTACCGCAAGCAGGCCGCCGAACACCACCCGGACGTCAGCGACGACGACGACGCCGAGGAGCGGTTCAAGGCGATCCAGAAGGCCAAGGAGGTGCTCACCGACGAGCAGAAGCGACAGCAGTACGACCAGTTGGGTCACGACCGCTTCACCGAGGCCGACAAGCGCGGCGCGACCGGCGGGGGCGGCCCCGGCGGCGCCGGTGGTCCCTTCGGCGGCGCGGGGGGTGCCGGCGGCGCCGGCGGCTTCGAGGACATCTTCAACCAATTCTTCGGCGGTGGCGGCGGCCGCGGCGGTGGCGGCGGCAACCGACCGCGTCAGGGACAGGACCTCCGCACCGGGCTCACGATCGACTTAGAGGAGGCGTTCGAGGGCGCGACCAAGGAGGTCACACTCACGCGACCGACCCAATGCGACACCTGCGACGGCGCGGGCCACCCGCCCGACGCCGACGTGGAGACCTGTTCGCAGTGTAACGGGCGCGGACAGGTCCAGCAGGTCCAGCAGACGCCGCTCGGCCGCGTCCAGCAGACCTCGACGTGTCCCCGGTGTGAAGGATCTGGCGAGCTGTACAGCGAGGACTGCGCCGACTGCGGCGGCGACGGCGTCGTCCGCGAGGAGGCGACCCTCTCGGTCGAGATTCCGGCGGGGATCCGCTCGGGACAGAGCCTCCGGATGGAACGCGAGGGCGCACCGGGCGAGAATGGCGGCCCCAACGGCGACCTGCTGATCGAGGTCGACGTCGACGTCGGCGACCGGTTCGAGCGCGACGGCGACGACCTCCGGGTGAACGAGGCCGTCTCCTTCCCGCAGGCCGTCTTCGGCGACACGATCGAGGTCGAGACGGTCGACGGCAGCGTCGAGATGGACGTGCCGACCGGGACTCAGAGCGGCGAGACGTTCCGTCTCAAGGGGAAGGGAATGCCCCGCCTGCGCCGGCGCGGGCGCGGCGACCTCTACGTGAAAGTGGGCGTCGTGATTCCCGACTCGCTCAACGAGGAGCAGCGCGAGGCGCTGGAGGCGTTCGCCGAGGCCGGCGGCGAAGACGTCGATGTCGGCGGCGGGTTCTTCAAGAAGCTGAAGAGTTCCTTCTAG
- the dnaK gene encoding molecular chaperone DnaK has protein sequence MASNKILGIDLGTTNSAFAVMEGDEPEIIANAEGDRTTPSVVAFADDGERLVGKPAKNQAVQNPDRTIQSIKRHMGEDGYTVEIGDEEYTPEQVSAMILQKIKRDAEEYLGDDVEKAVITVPAYFNDKQRQATKDAGEIAGFEVERIVNEPTAASMAYGLDDESDQTVLVYDLGGGTFDVSVLDLGGGVYEVVATNGDNDLGGDDWDEALIDHLAKEFKNNHGIDLREDRQALQRLKDAAEEAKIELSSKKETTVNLPFITATDSGPVHLEQSITRATFENLTSDLIERTVNPTEQALSDADYSKSDIDEVILVGGSTRMPQVQEQVEALVGQEPKKNVNPDEAVALGAAVQGGVLSGDVDDIVLLDVTPLSLGIEVKGGLFERLIEKNTTIPTEESKVFTTAADNQTSVNVRVFQGEREIAEENELLGAFQLSGIPPAPAGTPQIEVSFNIDENGIVNVEAEDQGSGNAESITIEGGVGLSDEEIDQMQEEAEKHKEEDEARRERIEARNEAETSIQRAETLLEENEEELDDDELVADIEAAIEDVEEVLEDEDADTDEIESATEALTEELQEIGKQMYEGQAAQAGPGGAGGAAGAGPGGMGGMGGAAGPGGAGGAGPGGADADDEEYVDADFEDVDDEDDA, from the coding sequence ATGGCGAGCAACAAGATCCTCGGTATCGACCTCGGTACCACCAACTCCGCGTTCGCGGTGATGGAGGGCGACGAGCCCGAGATCATCGCCAATGCGGAAGGCGACCGGACCACTCCCTCGGTCGTCGCATTTGCCGACGACGGCGAGCGACTCGTCGGCAAGCCGGCGAAGAATCAGGCCGTCCAGAACCCCGACCGCACGATCCAGTCGATCAAGCGGCACATGGGTGAGGACGGCTACACCGTCGAGATCGGCGACGAAGAGTACACGCCGGAGCAGGTCTCGGCGATGATCCTCCAGAAGATCAAGCGCGACGCCGAAGAGTATCTCGGCGACGACGTCGAGAAGGCGGTCATCACCGTCCCCGCCTACTTCAACGACAAACAGCGGCAGGCGACCAAAGACGCCGGCGAGATCGCCGGCTTCGAGGTCGAGCGCATCGTCAACGAGCCGACCGCGGCCTCCATGGCGTACGGCCTCGACGACGAGTCCGACCAGACCGTCCTCGTGTACGACCTCGGAGGCGGTACCTTCGACGTATCAGTTCTCGATCTCGGCGGCGGCGTCTACGAGGTCGTCGCCACGAACGGGGACAACGACCTCGGCGGCGACGACTGGGACGAGGCGCTCATCGACCACCTCGCGAAGGAGTTCAAGAACAACCACGGCATCGACCTCCGCGAGGATCGGCAGGCGCTCCAGCGGCTGAAGGACGCTGCCGAGGAGGCGAAAATCGAACTGTCGAGCAAAAAGGAGACGACGGTTAACCTCCCGTTCATCACCGCGACCGACAGCGGCCCGGTCCACCTCGAACAGTCGATCACCCGCGCGACGTTCGAGAATCTCACGTCGGATCTCATCGAACGCACCGTCAACCCGACCGAGCAGGCGCTCTCGGACGCCGACTACTCCAAGTCGGACATCGACGAGGTCATCCTCGTCGGCGGCTCCACCCGGATGCCGCAGGTTCAGGAGCAGGTCGAAGCGCTCGTCGGACAGGAGCCGAAGAAGAACGTCAACCCCGACGAGGCGGTCGCGCTCGGCGCGGCGGTTCAGGGCGGCGTGCTCTCCGGCGACGTCGACGACATCGTCCTGCTGGACGTGACCCCGCTCTCGCTCGGGATTGAGGTGAAGGGCGGCCTCTTCGAGCGGCTCATCGAGAAGAACACCACGATCCCCACGGAGGAGTCGAAGGTGTTCACGACGGCCGCGGACAACCAGACCTCCGTCAACGTCCGCGTCTTCCAGGGCGAACGCGAGATCGCCGAGGAGAACGAGCTGCTCGGCGCGTTCCAGCTCTCCGGCATCCCGCCGGCGCCCGCCGGAACCCCCCAGATCGAGGTCTCCTTCAACATCGACGAGAACGGTATCGTCAACGTGGAGGCCGAGGATCAGGGCTCGGGCAACGCCGAGTCGATCACCATCGAGGGCGGTGTCGGCCTCTCCGACGAGGAGATCGATCAGATGCAGGAGGAAGCCGAAAAGCACAAAGAGGAGGATGAGGCCCGCCGCGAGCGGATCGAGGCCCGCAACGAGGCCGAGACGTCGATCCAGCGCGCCGAGACCCTCTTAGAGGAGAACGAGGAGGAGCTCGACGACGACGAGCTCGTCGCCGACATCGAGGCGGCCATCGAGGACGTCGAGGAGGTCCTCGAAGACGAGGACGCCGACACCGACGAGATCGAGTCTGCCACCGAAGCACTCACCGAGGAGCTGCAGGAGATCGGCAAACAGATGTACGAAGGACAGGCTGCACAGGCCGGTCCGGGCGGCGCGGGCGGTGCTGCCGGCGCCGGTCCCGGCGGAATGGGCGGCATGGGCGGCGCAGCCGGCCCCGGCGGTGCAGGCGGTGCGGGCCCCGGCGGTGCGGACGCCGACGACGAGGAGTACGTCGACGCCGACTTCGAGGACGTCGACGACGAAGACGACGCGTAA